One region of Candidatus Eisenbacteria bacterium genomic DNA includes:
- a CDS encoding response regulator transcription factor: MIRVLIVDDERPSREGLRLRLERVEGFEVVAEASSGRAAIAAVLEFEPDLMFLDIRMPDLNGFEVLKGIPAARRPRVIFVTAFDRHALRAFEVHALDYLLKPIVPQRFEAALEHARSAHAQRLASRTLEELAVALRGGADGPSATRDAPAESRRAAALDRLMVRDGPRFRIVPVGAIQWLESCGNYVTIHTGGRELLHRITLSQLEEQLPAREFARIHRGAIVNVAEVAEIRRSPHGDGEIVLRDGTMLRMSRRYRDALL; encoded by the coding sequence ATGATCCGAGTGTTGATCGTTGACGACGAGCGGCCGTCGCGTGAGGGGCTGCGCTTGCGACTCGAGCGTGTGGAAGGCTTCGAAGTGGTCGCCGAGGCTTCGAGTGGTCGTGCCGCGATCGCCGCGGTGCTCGAGTTCGAGCCCGACCTCATGTTCCTCGACATCCGCATGCCGGACCTGAATGGGTTCGAGGTGTTGAAGGGGATTCCGGCCGCGCGCCGGCCGCGGGTGATCTTCGTGACCGCCTTCGATCGCCACGCCCTGCGCGCCTTCGAAGTGCACGCGCTCGACTATCTGCTCAAGCCGATCGTGCCGCAGCGCTTCGAAGCGGCGCTCGAACACGCACGGTCAGCGCATGCGCAGCGGCTCGCTTCGCGCACGCTCGAGGAACTCGCTGTCGCGTTGCGCGGTGGCGCCGATGGCCCGAGCGCTACCCGCGATGCGCCGGCGGAATCGCGGCGAGCAGCGGCGCTCGATCGCCTCATGGTGCGGGATGGTCCGCGATTCCGGATCGTGCCGGTCGGCGCGATCCAGTGGCTCGAGTCGTGCGGCAACTACGTCACGATTCACACCGGTGGTCGCGAGCTGCTGCACCGCATCACCCTGAGTCAGCTCGAGGAGCAGCTGCCGGCGCGCGAGTTCGCTCGCATTCATCGCGGCGCGATCGTGAATGTGGCCGAGGTCGCCGAGATCCGGCGCTCGCCGCACGGCGACGGCGAGATCGTGCTTCGCGACGGCACCATGCTGCGCATGAGCCGCCGCTATCGCGATGCGCTCCTGTGA
- a CDS encoding DUF5117 domain-containing protein, producing MATAILKHSIAIVVVAAAICNASGAAAATDPFAAHAKSALRRTGLLTTYLDRSAGKLLLELPKPVGERNECGSFLYLEGIRTGLGSNPVGLDRGQSGDARVVTFRRVGNRVMLEQPNLRYRAQSADSNEVRAVRESFAVSILWAGEVVATASDGRLLIDLTSFVVRDAHRMTAALKEANQGAYSLDKDRSALEPGQCKSFPDNLEFEAVLTFASDEPGPEVRATAPTPQAITLTQHHSLVRLPDDGFKPRVWDPRCGSFEVLFADYAQPIAADLDVRWLVRHRLEKLDPSAARSRVKWPLVYYVDSGAPEPIRSALVEGASWWARAFEAAGFIDAFQVKLLPPDADPLDVRYNVIQWVHRASRGWSYGGGIIDPRTGEMIKGHVWLGSLRIRQDRMIIEGLAGIEKSGSGLADDPVEVSLARIRQLSAHEVGHTLGFNHNFAASTYGDRASVMDYPAPQVGIRPDSSLDFSSAYGVGVGEWDVQTVRYAYSEFSSPAAEGAGLEAILRDNQSKRLLYLSDEDTRPAGAAHPLAAMWDNGADPIATLTHELQVRRLALRRFGERNIFPGAPLGSLNAVLVPLYYHHRYQMEAAAKSIGGLDYSYSVRGDGSAPARPVPADRQRAALAAVLTTLDPAQLDLPESLLGKLAPPSVAYPPHREFFGSHTSPMFDALGAAGTATELTLGVLLPPARLARLVDFHRRDPSQPGVEELLDAITHRVFGDPAPATPRLREIRRTQQGVVARGLIESAAAPTQTTAVRAALEACLTRLAADLKRGARSGEPADRALRDALAGDIARYMARPAASSPAPSAAPGGAPELPPGPPIGGWNASDECVWESSSARLRPQDYR from the coding sequence ATGGCCACGGCAATTCTCAAGCACTCGATCGCAATCGTCGTCGTCGCCGCTGCGATCTGCAACGCCTCTGGGGCTGCGGCCGCCACGGATCCATTCGCCGCGCACGCCAAATCCGCACTCCGCCGAACGGGATTGCTCACGACCTACCTCGATCGCTCCGCCGGCAAGCTGCTGCTCGAGCTGCCGAAGCCGGTCGGCGAGCGGAACGAGTGCGGGTCGTTTCTCTACCTCGAGGGCATCCGAACCGGGCTCGGCTCCAATCCGGTCGGGCTCGATCGTGGGCAGAGCGGCGATGCTCGGGTGGTGACGTTTCGCCGCGTCGGCAATCGGGTGATGCTCGAGCAGCCGAACCTGCGCTACCGCGCGCAGTCCGCGGACAGCAACGAGGTGCGCGCGGTGCGCGAGTCGTTCGCGGTGTCGATTCTGTGGGCCGGAGAGGTGGTGGCCACGGCTTCCGATGGTCGCCTTCTGATCGATCTCACCTCGTTCGTCGTTCGCGACGCGCATCGAATGACCGCGGCGCTCAAGGAGGCCAATCAGGGGGCCTATAGCCTCGACAAGGATCGCAGCGCCCTCGAACCCGGGCAGTGCAAGAGTTTCCCCGACAATCTCGAGTTCGAGGCGGTGCTGACCTTTGCGAGCGACGAACCCGGCCCCGAAGTGCGCGCCACCGCACCCACGCCGCAGGCGATCACACTGACGCAGCACCACTCGCTCGTGCGACTGCCCGATGACGGCTTCAAGCCGCGCGTCTGGGACCCGCGCTGCGGGTCGTTCGAGGTGCTGTTCGCCGACTACGCGCAACCGATCGCTGCCGATCTGGACGTGCGCTGGCTGGTGCGGCATCGGCTCGAGAAGCTCGATCCTTCGGCGGCTCGCTCACGAGTGAAGTGGCCGCTGGTCTACTACGTCGATTCGGGTGCGCCGGAGCCGATTCGCTCCGCGCTCGTCGAAGGCGCCTCGTGGTGGGCGCGCGCATTCGAGGCCGCGGGATTCATCGACGCGTTTCAGGTCAAGCTGCTGCCGCCCGACGCGGACCCGCTCGACGTGCGCTACAACGTGATCCAGTGGGTGCATCGCGCGTCGCGTGGCTGGTCTTATGGCGGAGGCATCATCGACCCGCGGACCGGCGAGATGATCAAGGGGCATGTGTGGCTCGGCTCGCTGCGCATCCGCCAGGATCGCATGATCATCGAAGGCCTCGCGGGCATCGAGAAGTCGGGGAGTGGGCTCGCTGACGATCCGGTCGAGGTGAGTCTCGCGCGCATTCGGCAGCTCTCAGCCCACGAGGTGGGTCACACGCTCGGCTTCAATCACAACTTTGCCGCCAGCACTTACGGCGATCGCGCCTCGGTCATGGACTACCCGGCGCCGCAGGTCGGCATCCGACCCGACAGCTCGCTCGACTTCTCGAGTGCCTATGGCGTCGGAGTGGGTGAGTGGGATGTGCAAACGGTTCGTTACGCCTATTCGGAGTTCAGCTCGCCAGCGGCCGAGGGCGCGGGCCTCGAGGCGATCCTGCGCGACAACCAATCGAAGCGTCTCCTCTACTTGTCGGACGAAGACACGCGCCCCGCGGGCGCAGCGCACCCGCTCGCGGCGATGTGGGACAACGGCGCGGACCCGATCGCAACGCTGACGCACGAACTCCAGGTACGGCGGCTCGCGCTGCGGCGCTTCGGTGAGCGCAACATCTTCCCCGGCGCGCCACTTGGCAGTCTCAACGCCGTACTGGTGCCGCTCTACTACCACCATCGCTACCAGATGGAGGCGGCGGCCAAGTCGATCGGCGGGCTCGACTACTCGTACTCCGTGCGCGGTGACGGCTCGGCGCCCGCTCGACCGGTGCCCGCGGATCGACAGCGCGCCGCGCTCGCCGCGGTACTGACCACCCTTGATCCCGCGCAGCTCGACCTGCCCGAGTCGCTGCTCGGCAAGTTGGCTCCACCGTCGGTCGCGTATCCACCGCACCGCGAGTTCTTCGGGTCGCACACCAGCCCGATGTTCGATGCGCTCGGAGCGGCCGGGACCGCGACCGAACTGACGCTCGGCGTGCTGCTGCCGCCCGCGCGCCTGGCGCGCCTGGTCGACTTCCATCGCCGCGATCCGTCGCAGCCGGGCGTCGAGGAGCTGCTCGATGCAATCACGCATCGAGTCTTCGGCGACCCCGCGCCGGCGACGCCGCGGCTGCGTGAGATCCGTCGGACCCAGCAGGGGGTCGTGGCTCGTGGGCTCATCGAGTCGGCCGCCGCGCCGACGCAGACCACCGCGGTGCGCGCCGCACTCGAGGCATGCCTGACGCGACTGGCAGCCGACCTCAAACGCGGCGCGCGTTCCGGCGAGCCGGCCGACCGGGCGCTGCGCGACGCTCTGGCCGGTGACATCGCGCGCTACATGGCGCGCCCTGCAGCATCGTCGCCCGCGCCTTCGGCGGCACCCGGCGGTGCACCCGAGTTGCCACCGGGCCCGCCGATCGGGGGATGGAACGCGAGCGACGAATGCGTGTGGGAGTCGAGCTCGGCTCGTCTGCGTCCGCAGGACTACCGATAG
- a CDS encoding DUF937 domain-containing protein, whose amino-acid sequence MSGILDLVNDALGGDNSRAIGERIGANPQATQGAIAAALPMILAGLTRNAQEPGGADALHQALARDHDGGLLDNLGGLFGGATGGKATDGGGILGHVLGGRREVANQAVAKAGGIDAAQAAQLMAILAPIVMGALGRAQRQQGLDSSGLTRSLQGASESHAQAQPDLMGFANRMLDKNGDGSGLDEIVGGLGKLFGGR is encoded by the coding sequence ATGTCCGGCATTCTCGATCTCGTAAACGATGCACTCGGCGGCGACAACTCGCGGGCGATCGGTGAACGCATCGGTGCGAATCCACAGGCCACGCAAGGCGCGATCGCAGCCGCACTGCCCATGATTCTGGCCGGACTCACGCGCAACGCGCAGGAGCCGGGCGGCGCCGACGCGTTGCATCAGGCGCTCGCGCGCGACCACGACGGCGGCCTGCTCGACAATCTCGGCGGTCTGTTCGGCGGTGCAACGGGCGGCAAGGCCACCGACGGCGGCGGAATTCTCGGTCACGTGCTGGGTGGACGTCGCGAGGTCGCCAATCAAGCAGTCGCGAAGGCCGGCGGCATCGACGCGGCACAGGCAGCGCAGCTGATGGCGATCCTCGCCCCGATCGTGATGGGAGCACTCGGCCGCGCCCAGCGTCAGCAGGGTCTGGACTCCTCGGGGCTCACCCGTTCGCTTCAGGGCGCCAGCGAGTCGCACGCTCAGGCTCAGCCCGACCTGATGGGATTCGCGAATCGAATGCTCGACAAGAACGGCGACGGCTCAGGGCTCGACGAAATCGTCGGCGGGCTCGGCAAGCTCTTCGGCGGTCGCTGA
- a CDS encoding sigma 54-interacting transcriptional regulator, which produces MQLAIAINEKMGFRAFLGDAERSLAIVEWKAGRLREAARLATAAIGHHLDAGAKRRGAVAQLLHGLIRLHAGQLKEAEAEIVKASELYEVSDTSRLALLSQEYLGDVHLEQGEAVEALKFYDEVWPKAMALVPKGDIIAELRHRRAECYLLLGQRERAYEESLQGLKHCRELGDRYEEAATYRVLALSAAAVGRFAEAKSWFDQGFAFYEDIETPYEWGKLWLAYGDWLCGDHAGQFSDHRAALEAFRAARDHFEQMGAEGKLAAADARIQKLAPTLSPEPSSTDASRDRSHSGSGLSDSVREKPRPPRRPRASSETERRAARALELFGLVTRNRSVLDILEQCAKLAEGRSPMLVLGESGTGKELVAAGIHTISGRRGQFLPLNCAAIPPEVFESELFGHMAGSFTGALRDKIGIVEACDGGSMFLDEVGEMPLELQARVLRFLESGEFRRVGATRNTRADTRLVAATNRDRLALKNGEGFRADLYYRLAHGVITLPPLRQRGDDIALLIEHFLEQACSEAGREVKLADSAWARLGAHPWPGNVRELRSTIQRVVALARDGEVIDANGIELDDSDVPTNLLEETIVVEKRRIEEALRQAGGMKSEAARRLGLSRTTLLSKMKRYGMME; this is translated from the coding sequence TTGCAACTGGCGATAGCAATCAACGAGAAGATGGGATTCCGCGCATTCCTCGGCGACGCAGAGCGATCGCTTGCGATTGTTGAGTGGAAGGCGGGTCGACTGCGAGAGGCCGCCAGACTCGCAACGGCAGCGATCGGGCACCATCTCGACGCGGGGGCGAAGCGGCGCGGTGCGGTTGCTCAACTCTTGCACGGCTTGATTCGACTTCATGCCGGCCAGCTGAAGGAAGCAGAAGCCGAGATCGTGAAGGCTTCCGAACTCTACGAGGTTTCGGATACTTCCCGGCTCGCGCTGCTCTCTCAAGAGTATCTTGGCGACGTGCACCTCGAGCAGGGCGAGGCGGTCGAGGCGCTCAAGTTCTACGACGAGGTGTGGCCCAAGGCGATGGCGCTCGTGCCCAAGGGCGACATCATCGCGGAACTTCGGCACCGCCGTGCCGAGTGTTATCTACTGCTTGGACAGCGTGAGCGCGCCTACGAAGAATCGCTTCAAGGCCTGAAGCATTGTCGGGAGCTCGGCGACCGCTACGAAGAAGCCGCGACGTATCGTGTGCTGGCGCTCTCGGCGGCGGCCGTCGGTCGCTTTGCAGAAGCGAAGAGCTGGTTCGACCAGGGCTTCGCATTCTACGAGGACATCGAAACGCCGTACGAGTGGGGCAAGCTTTGGCTCGCCTATGGCGACTGGCTGTGCGGCGACCACGCCGGGCAGTTCAGTGATCACCGAGCGGCGCTCGAGGCATTTCGTGCGGCCCGCGATCACTTCGAGCAGATGGGCGCCGAGGGCAAGCTTGCGGCCGCCGATGCACGGATTCAGAAGCTCGCTCCAACGCTTTCGCCGGAGCCCTCATCGACCGATGCGAGTCGAGATCGCTCCCACAGCGGCAGCGGGCTGTCGGACTCGGTTCGCGAGAAGCCGCGACCTCCGCGTCGCCCGCGTGCATCGTCCGAGACCGAACGGCGCGCCGCACGTGCGCTCGAGCTTTTTGGTCTCGTTACGCGCAATCGCTCGGTGCTCGACATCCTGGAGCAGTGCGCCAAGTTGGCCGAGGGCCGCTCGCCGATGCTGGTGCTCGGAGAATCGGGCACGGGCAAGGAGCTGGTCGCAGCCGGGATCCACACGATCTCGGGCCGTCGCGGACAGTTCCTTCCACTCAATTGCGCGGCCATCCCGCCCGAGGTGTTCGAGAGCGAGCTCTTCGGCCACATGGCTGGTTCATTCACCGGCGCGCTGCGCGACAAGATCGGCATCGTCGAGGCGTGTGACGGTGGCAGCATGTTCCTGGACGAGGTCGGGGAGATGCCGCTCGAGCTGCAGGCGCGCGTGTTGCGCTTTCTCGAGAGCGGCGAGTTCCGCCGCGTCGGCGCCACCCGCAATACTCGCGCGGATACGCGACTCGTGGCCGCCACCAATCGCGACCGCCTGGCGCTGAAGAACGGCGAAGGCTTTCGAGCGGACCTCTACTATCGACTCGCGCACGGTGTGATCACCCTGCCGCCGCTGCGTCAGCGCGGCGACGACATCGCGCTGCTGATCGAGCACTTCCTCGAGCAGGCGTGCAGCGAAGCGGGCCGCGAGGTGAAGCTCGCCGACTCGGCGTGGGCGAGACTGGGTGCCCATCCGTGGCCGGGAAACGTGCGCGAATTGCGCTCCACGATTCAACGCGTGGTCGCGCTTGCGCGCGATGGCGAAGTCATCGACGCGAACGGTATCGAGCTCGACGACAGCGATGTCCCCACGAACCTGCTCGAGGAGACGATCGTGGTCGAGAAGCGTCGCATCGAGGAAGCGCTGCGCCAGGCCGGCGGCATGAAGAGCGAAGCGGCTCGTCGGCTCGGCCTCTCTCGCACCACGTTGCTCTCGAAGATGAAGCGCTACGGGATGATGGAGTAG
- a CDS encoding outer membrane beta-barrel protein, which yields MIRRLMFAALTLACMVTVSSTPPAQAGTEFGIKAGVTGATLTGDIADVTDPERTTGITGGLMLAIKLPGDLFAIQGEALYVKKGAKWTDLASSPSPPFSSDGEVNLEYIELPVLARMSLPLGLPLSPFIVAGPTFGYSISAKFKPEDTTLDEQDLKDQIKKLDTGFAVGAGARLGPATLEARYGSSLSDVQEDNGAALPTKNSVFTVMAGFVF from the coding sequence ATGATTCGCAGACTGATGTTCGCGGCACTCACGCTGGCCTGCATGGTCACCGTGTCGAGTACGCCGCCGGCGCAGGCCGGCACCGAGTTCGGAATCAAGGCCGGCGTGACCGGCGCGACGCTCACCGGCGACATCGCCGACGTGACCGATCCCGAGCGCACCACCGGCATTACCGGCGGGCTGATGCTGGCGATCAAGCTGCCAGGCGATCTGTTCGCGATCCAGGGCGAGGCGCTGTACGTGAAGAAGGGCGCCAAGTGGACTGACCTGGCCAGCTCGCCGAGCCCGCCGTTCTCGAGCGACGGCGAGGTGAACCTGGAGTACATCGAGCTGCCGGTGCTCGCGCGCATGTCGCTGCCGCTCGGACTGCCGCTCAGCCCGTTCATCGTGGCGGGACCGACGTTCGGCTACAGCATCAGCGCCAAGTTCAAACCCGAGGACACGACACTCGACGAGCAGGACCTCAAGGACCAGATCAAGAAGCTCGATACCGGCTTTGCAGTCGGTGCCGGGGCGCGACTGGGCCCGGCGACGCTCGAAGCGCGCTACGGTTCGTCGCTCAGCGACGTCCAGGAGGACAACGGTGCCGCGCTGCCGACCAAGAACTCGGTTTTCACGGTGATGGCAGGATTCGTGTTCTAG
- the lysA gene encoding diaminopimelate decarboxylase, whose translation MTTIGVLLAGGSGRRLASGGLPKACVEFDGSTLVERALATLLQVCSQVIVVAPELLTLPVPTDRAPDIIRMADPPGDGGPLVALAAALSSRPFKLAFVMGVDFPFVTAETLRAVRTGLAVQRRLMRRLALARVAEGTPPRRRPLVCVPSPGGMPQPLVSVLHPAATRRLSELVDAGERSVTAAFERLRPHYLSDSMLKELGVSSDDFFNVNTPEDLAQARERLDSATTARAIPPSPPLSPTAESGPDGELWLGGRRVAQVHAELQASDPTLRAFWAYDMQGLRERATRLRNAFGPLTPLIAYAMKANSWPPILNALAEEGFGAEAGSLGELELAEACGIPAERRILNGNGRTPEEADWVAQHGVHCVNADSIDELDLLHSAAVRHARTIRVAIRVNPNVPIAGHPYVATGHGESKFGVSPKDALGAWRARSRWPRLNLDGLHIHIGSQILDARPLEQALTLALDVREQAAGFGHLLKLINLGGGFGIDYDFGRREFPIEDYAKFVTAVLEDTLVQVVLEPGRWVVGPIGVLVAEVLNVKLRGEHRFVVLAAGMNDLIRPALYNARHRIVPVSPRAGAWTDACVVGPVCESGDQFDSRVSLPPLERGDLVAILDAGAYGASMSSTYNGRPRLREVGIE comes from the coding sequence GTGACGACGATCGGAGTCCTGCTGGCGGGAGGAAGCGGCCGACGGCTCGCGTCGGGCGGGCTGCCCAAGGCGTGCGTCGAGTTCGACGGATCCACGCTGGTCGAGCGGGCACTCGCGACACTGCTCCAGGTCTGCAGCCAGGTCATCGTGGTCGCACCCGAGCTGCTGACGCTGCCCGTGCCGACCGATCGTGCGCCCGACATCATTCGCATGGCGGATCCGCCCGGAGACGGGGGACCTCTGGTCGCGCTCGCGGCGGCGCTTTCGAGTCGACCGTTCAAGCTCGCGTTCGTGATGGGCGTCGACTTTCCGTTCGTCACCGCCGAGACGCTGCGTGCGGTTCGCACCGGACTCGCGGTTCAGCGAAGACTGATGCGCCGTTTGGCGCTCGCGCGCGTTGCCGAGGGCACGCCGCCCAGACGCCGCCCGCTCGTCTGCGTGCCCTCACCGGGCGGCATGCCCCAGCCGCTCGTGTCGGTATTGCATCCTGCCGCGACGCGGCGGCTCAGCGAACTGGTCGACGCGGGCGAGCGTTCCGTGACGGCGGCATTCGAGCGACTGCGACCCCACTACCTGAGCGATTCGATGCTCAAGGAATTGGGCGTTTCCTCCGATGATTTCTTCAACGTGAATACACCGGAGGATCTTGCCCAGGCGCGCGAGCGGCTCGACTCAGCGACCACCGCGCGTGCGATTCCACCCTCGCCGCCCCTGTCGCCGACTGCGGAGAGCGGGCCCGACGGAGAATTGTGGCTTGGGGGGCGTCGGGTCGCCCAGGTGCACGCCGAGCTTCAGGCCAGTGATCCGACGCTTCGTGCATTCTGGGCGTACGACATGCAGGGCCTGCGCGAACGCGCGACGCGACTGCGCAACGCGTTCGGGCCGCTCACGCCGCTCATCGCCTACGCGATGAAAGCGAACTCCTGGCCGCCGATTCTCAATGCGCTCGCCGAGGAAGGGTTCGGAGCTGAGGCTGGTTCGCTCGGCGAACTGGAGCTCGCCGAGGCCTGCGGGATCCCCGCGGAGCGGCGAATCCTCAACGGCAACGGGCGAACTCCCGAAGAAGCCGATTGGGTCGCGCAACACGGCGTGCACTGCGTGAACGCCGACAGCATCGATGAGCTCGACTTGTTGCACTCGGCGGCGGTGCGGCACGCGCGCACCATCCGCGTCGCGATTCGCGTGAATCCGAACGTGCCGATCGCGGGGCACCCGTACGTGGCGACCGGCCACGGTGAGTCGAAGTTCGGAGTCAGTCCCAAGGACGCGCTCGGCGCGTGGCGCGCGCGCAGTCGCTGGCCGCGGCTCAATCTGGACGGCCTGCACATCCACATCGGCTCGCAGATCCTCGACGCACGCCCGCTCGAGCAGGCCCTCACGCTCGCGCTCGACGTGCGAGAGCAAGCGGCGGGCTTCGGGCACCTGCTCAAGCTGATCAATCTCGGTGGCGGCTTCGGCATCGACTACGACTTCGGTCGACGCGAATTTCCGATCGAGGACTACGCGAAGTTCGTGACCGCGGTGCTCGAAGACACCCTGGTGCAGGTCGTGCTCGAGCCCGGGCGCTGGGTGGTCGGGCCGATCGGGGTGCTGGTCGCCGAGGTCCTGAACGTGAAGCTGCGCGGTGAGCATCGATTCGTGGTGCTGGCCGCCGGTATGAACGACCTGATTCGCCCGGCGCTGTACAACGCGCGACACCGCATCGTGCCGGTGTCGCCGCGTGCGGGCGCATGGACGGATGCCTGCGTCGTCGGCCCGGTGTGTGAAAGCGGCGATCAGTTCGACTCGCGGGTCTCGCTGCCGCCACTCGAGCGCGGCGACCTGGTTGCGATTCTCGACGCCGGTGCATACGGGGCGAGTATGAGTTCGACCTACAACGGTCGGCCGCGGCTGCGCGAGGTCGGGATCGAGTAG
- a CDS encoding D-2-hydroxyacid dehydrogenase, with protein MPALRVLEHVRWYDSVWKLPAAQVAWLRERFPDVHFDSPPDRESVTALLPAADIVLGWGIRRDNFEFAKQLRWVHVTAAGVEPLMFPAFIESDVVLTNARGMHSRSMAEHAIGVMLAFARKLHFARDAQHRRSWDQEALSFEAPPIAELEGGTLGLVGFGSIGQQVATRARGLGMRVIAVRRNPDEVAAPADAQWGMDRLDALLAESDFVVVCAALTHETRGLLDATRLARMRTHAVLINVARGAIIDEPALIAALQSGAIAGAGLDVMAEEPLPGESPLWTMPNVILTPHISGMGPRYWERSVEMFAGNLARYIAGESLLNVVDKRAGY; from the coding sequence ATGCCTGCGCTTCGCGTCCTCGAGCACGTTCGTTGGTACGACAGTGTCTGGAAGCTCCCCGCCGCGCAGGTGGCGTGGCTGCGCGAGCGGTTTCCCGACGTGCACTTCGATTCGCCTCCCGACCGTGAGTCCGTAACGGCCCTGCTGCCGGCGGCCGACATCGTGCTCGGCTGGGGCATTCGGCGCGACAACTTCGAGTTCGCGAAGCAGCTCCGCTGGGTGCACGTCACCGCGGCCGGCGTCGAGCCCCTGATGTTTCCCGCGTTCATCGAGAGCGACGTGGTGCTCACCAATGCGCGCGGCATGCACTCGCGCTCGATGGCGGAGCACGCGATCGGCGTGATGCTCGCGTTCGCGCGCAAGCTGCACTTCGCGCGCGACGCACAGCACCGGCGCTCCTGGGATCAGGAGGCGCTGAGCTTCGAGGCCCCGCCGATCGCCGAGCTGGAGGGCGGCACGCTGGGACTGGTCGGGTTCGGCTCGATCGGCCAGCAGGTCGCGACTCGGGCGCGCGGACTGGGCATGCGCGTGATCGCGGTCCGCCGAAACCCGGACGAGGTCGCGGCCCCGGCGGACGCTCAGTGGGGCATGGATCGACTGGACGCGCTGCTGGCCGAATCGGACTTCGTGGTGGTGTGCGCGGCCCTCACGCACGAAACGCGCGGGCTGCTCGACGCCACACGCCTTGCGCGCATGCGAACGCACGCGGTGCTCATCAACGTGGCGCGGGGCGCGATCATCGATGAGCCGGCGCTCATTGCCGCGCTGCAATCCGGGGCGATCGCGGGCGCGGGGCTCGACGTGATGGCCGAGGAGCCGCTGCCGGGCGAGAGTCCGCTGTGGACGATGCCCAACGTGATCCTGACGCCTCACATCTCGGGGATGGGCCCGCGCTACTGGGAACGCTCGGTGGAGATGTTCGCAGGCAACCTCGCGCGTTACATTGCGGGGGAGTCGCTGCTCAACGTGGTGGACAAGCGCGCGGGGTACTAG
- a CDS encoding histidine kinase: MRRLDSKWTPVAAVLAFFFVIGSLEALSLYVADARVGRTVTLGSMLKGTLPSWIVQLSIAWPVGWLSRHARLGPDTWLRRLPLHLLGAFLFSAITVIGTVLIFKWTGQLGQQPMLVTVQRSFFAFLANQVAMYGAMVGMFHALDYLQESEQRERERARLAASLTEARLNALRSQLSPHFFFNTLNAISTFSLQGRPGQVTEMVGALGDLVRASLDDQLPHQVPLKRELELLDLYLDIQRVRFADWLRVELDIEPRAVEMLVPSLVLQPLIENAIEHGGQSPDGLNHVRLRVGLEGEALLIEITNPLADLAPARPERPRLGVGLRNTRERLEQLYPGEHAFRSEAAPGHEYVTTIRIPARRAATAGGA; encoded by the coding sequence GTGAGACGCCTCGATTCCAAATGGACGCCGGTGGCGGCGGTGCTGGCTTTCTTCTTCGTGATCGGCAGTCTCGAGGCGCTGAGCCTCTACGTGGCGGACGCGCGCGTGGGTCGCACCGTGACGCTCGGGTCGATGCTCAAGGGCACCCTGCCGTCGTGGATCGTGCAGCTGTCGATCGCGTGGCCGGTGGGCTGGCTGTCACGACACGCGCGGCTCGGGCCCGACACCTGGCTGCGTCGCCTGCCGCTTCACCTGCTCGGCGCGTTTCTGTTCTCCGCGATCACGGTGATCGGGACGGTTCTGATCTTCAAGTGGACCGGTCAGCTCGGGCAGCAGCCGATGCTCGTAACTGTGCAGCGCTCGTTCTTCGCGTTCCTCGCCAATCAGGTCGCGATGTATGGGGCGATGGTAGGCATGTTTCACGCGCTCGACTACCTGCAGGAATCCGAGCAGCGCGAACGGGAGCGTGCGCGGCTGGCCGCGAGCCTCACCGAGGCGCGCCTCAATGCCCTGCGGTCTCAGCTGAGTCCCCACTTCTTCTTCAACACCCTGAACGCGATCTCGACGTTTTCGCTTCAGGGCCGCCCCGGGCAGGTCACCGAAATGGTCGGAGCGCTCGGTGATCTGGTGCGTGCGAGTCTCGACGACCAGCTGCCGCACCAGGTGCCGCTCAAGCGCGAGCTGGAGCTGCTCGATCTGTATCTCGACATTCAGCGCGTTCGTTTCGCGGACTGGTTGCGGGTCGAGCTCGATATCGAGCCACGGGCGGTCGAAATGCTGGTTCCGAGTCTGGTGTTGCAGCCGCTGATCGAGAATGCGATCGAGCACGGCGGACAATCGCCCGACGGATTGAATCACGTGCGACTGCGAGTCGGGCTGGAAGGCGAGGCGCTCCTCATCGAAATCACGAATCCGCTCGCGGACCTCGCACCGGCCAGACCCGAACGCCCGCGCCTGGGCGTGGGGCTTCGAAACACCCGCGAGCGCCTCGAGCAGTTGTATCCGGGCGAGCATGCGTTTCGTAGCGAGGCCGCACCGGGACACGAGTACGTGACCACGATCCGCATTCCCGCTCGGCGTGCCGCGACGGCGGGTGGCGCATGA